From the genome of Sphingobacterium kitahiroshimense, one region includes:
- a CDS encoding luciferase family protein, whose translation MFSFVVKYLGFLKAIPLIAILYDSLIRLWFFATQPQMLDWLDDIEETISKYPNTSITVHKYGGTQFNYLDKEFGHLHSNGLLDIRLNKTIKQQLLKDGKIQNHHVFKNSGWISFYITNEQDCKYAMGLLLLAYEKKASIFKST comes from the coding sequence ATGTTTTCATTTGTCGTGAAATACTTGGGCTTTTTGAAGGCTATCCCTCTGATAGCAATTTTATATGATAGCCTCATTAGACTTTGGTTCTTTGCTACACAACCGCAAATGTTGGACTGGCTTGATGATATCGAAGAAACGATTTCAAAATATCCGAACACCAGTATTACTGTTCATAAATATGGTGGAACTCAGTTTAATTACTTGGATAAAGAATTTGGGCATTTGCATAGTAATGGATTATTAGACATCCGCTTAAATAAAACTATTAAACAACAGCTGCTCAAGGATGGTAAAATACAAAATCATCATGTTTTTAAAAATTCAGGCTGGATCAGTTTTTACATTACAAATGAACAGGACTGTAAGTACGCAATGGGATTGCTTTTATTGGCTTATGAAAAAAAAGCCTCAATATTTAAATCTACATAA
- a CDS encoding nuclear transport factor 2 family protein, translating into MAAGKPEVANPKKAVVNLSTADLAIDHYVAVMTEGQSAGVEQLFTSDFSQKVQASEDRTNSRSEVISFLKKQKGEQLNCKTSTTIIQESADYMVAKVTMQFEGFTKTDLVTLINDGGNWKISQSINSYN; encoded by the coding sequence ATGGCAGCAGGCAAACCAGAGGTAGCAAACCCTAAAAAAGCAGTGGTCAATTTATCTACTGCAGATCTAGCCATTGATCATTACGTTGCGGTTATGACAGAAGGACAATCGGCAGGAGTGGAGCAGTTGTTTACATCAGACTTCAGCCAGAAAGTACAAGCATCAGAAGATAGAACTAATAGCCGTTCAGAAGTTATCAGCTTTTTGAAAAAGCAAAAAGGAGAGCAGCTAAACTGTAAAACTAGTACCACCATCATACAGGAGTCTGCTGATTATATGGTAGCAAAAGTAACGATGCAGTTTGAAGGCTTTACCAAAACCGATCTCGTGACTTTAATCAATGACGGTGGTAACTGGAAAATATCCCAATCGATCAACTCGTATAATTAA